One window of Phycisphaeraceae bacterium genomic DNA carries:
- a CDS encoding restriction endonuclease subunit S encodes MTHSATSQPLGSLCRLQNGRAFKPTDWSDTGLPIIRIQNLNDIEAPFNHFDGEVEDRHLIRDGDVLLSWSGTPGTSFGCFIWDRGSAVLNQHIFKVQVDTATVEKEFFVHAVNSRLGEMIDLSHGGVGLRHITKSKLEQIELPTPPRDKQRSIVTRITAALDRVHEASRLHSTALAEANALPAAVCGDLCQSEEWPLLPIESVVSNTRNGRSIKPGGEESNGRVLTLSAVRDVFLDTQCAKPIVLEPSVANDFSINAGEVFVSRSNTRQLVGLASVALENGPASLIYPDLLIKLVPDPSRIRGKYLAFALRIPSSRDQLKGAAQGSSQTMVKISGAALRQIRIPVPPLVDQDRIIAKMEAAYALSTALRSELRSINTAALSNAVIRKLIPGAPNA; translated from the coding sequence GTGACGCATTCTGCCACATCACAACCCCTTGGCTCTCTCTGTCGACTCCAAAACGGCCGCGCTTTCAAACCGACGGACTGGAGCGACACCGGATTGCCCATTATCCGGATTCAGAACTTAAACGACATCGAGGCGCCATTCAACCATTTCGACGGTGAAGTCGAAGACAGACACCTTATCCGCGACGGCGATGTCCTTCTCTCGTGGTCGGGCACTCCGGGAACGTCGTTTGGCTGCTTTATCTGGGATCGAGGCTCGGCCGTCCTCAACCAGCACATTTTCAAAGTGCAGGTCGACACCGCAACCGTCGAGAAAGAGTTCTTTGTACACGCGGTAAACTCCCGCCTGGGGGAGATGATTGATCTATCTCATGGTGGTGTGGGTCTGCGGCACATCACGAAGTCCAAGCTCGAACAGATAGAGCTGCCCACCCCCCCCCGAGACAAGCAAAGGTCAATTGTCACGCGGATAACGGCAGCTTTGGACCGCGTACATGAAGCCAGTCGGTTGCACTCGACCGCTTTGGCGGAAGCCAATGCACTCCCGGCTGCGGTATGCGGCGACTTGTGCCAATCGGAGGAGTGGCCACTGCTACCAATCGAGTCGGTCGTGTCGAACACCCGGAACGGCCGCTCGATAAAGCCCGGTGGCGAGGAGAGCAACGGGCGAGTGCTCACGTTGTCAGCTGTGCGAGATGTCTTCCTCGACACACAATGCGCCAAGCCCATCGTGCTGGAGCCGAGCGTGGCCAACGACTTCAGCATCAACGCCGGTGAGGTCTTTGTGTCGCGCTCCAACACACGGCAGTTGGTGGGGCTCGCTTCGGTCGCCCTTGAGAATGGTCCTGCCTCGCTGATCTATCCGGACTTGCTCATCAAGCTCGTTCCAGATCCCAGTCGCATCCGGGGCAAGTACTTGGCTTTCGCGCTCCGAATTCCAAGTTCTCGCGATCAGTTGAAAGGTGCCGCCCAGGGAAGCAGCCAAACTATGGTCAAGATCTCTGGTGCGGCCCTTCGACAGATCAGGATTCCCGTACCGCCCTTGGTCGATCAAGATCGAATCATCGCGAAGATGGAGGCGGCCTACGCACTCTCGACTGCACTCCGTTCCGAGTTGCGGTCAATCAATACCGCAGCGCTATCAAACGCGGTCATCCGAAAGCTAATCCCTGGAGCGCCGAACGCGTGA
- a CDS encoding N-6 DNA methylase, translating into MPPVAPARKNGSLEHRRQEVQQAVKNACDQLNSDGVNARDYVEQLAWLFFLKAFDETESRLEEEAAFEGETYKRRLRGEFRWSAWASLTDKPDDMLKFVNGPLWDKLTGTGKDGVGDDAVGDRFRRIFTSVRNHSRRGAAFARTVEQVNRLHFSDESDVIVLSELYENLLKQVAADSAGYAGEFYTQRHIIRAMVQVVKPGKQDRVYDPCFGTAGFLGEAAEYIRKNSGRLSDSDLKRLQNETFFGIELKPLTYLLGTMNMLLHRIEGARLEMANTLELHSANVPEKNKYSVILSNPPYGGKMSRELQTNFTIQSGSTEILFLQHIMATLAKGGRAAVIVPEGVLFRGGPDAKVRKKLIEEFDLHTVLSLPAGCFLPYTGVKTNVLFFDRPSAGGGTKSVWYYELTNDGFELRQTRRPIPGEQLSDFLGKMSSRPEASNSWSVSYDSIANAAFDLSARNPNTPADVEHQPALQLVQSIRSKEERITELLTELESLLEDPE; encoded by the coding sequence ATGCCCCCAGTCGCCCCCGCCAGGAAGAATGGTTCGCTTGAGCACCGCCGCCAAGAGGTTCAGCAGGCCGTCAAGAACGCTTGCGACCAACTGAACAGCGACGGCGTCAATGCGCGCGACTACGTCGAGCAGTTGGCGTGGCTCTTCTTCCTGAAGGCGTTTGACGAGACCGAGAGCAGGCTCGAGGAGGAAGCGGCGTTCGAGGGCGAGACCTACAAGCGCCGTCTCCGCGGCGAGTTCCGCTGGTCGGCTTGGGCATCGCTCACCGACAAGCCTGACGACATGCTCAAGTTCGTCAACGGTCCCCTTTGGGACAAGCTGACGGGAACGGGCAAGGACGGCGTCGGCGATGACGCCGTTGGAGACAGATTCCGCCGCATCTTCACGTCGGTGCGGAACCACTCCCGCCGTGGGGCAGCGTTCGCCCGCACAGTCGAGCAGGTCAACAGGCTCCACTTCAGCGATGAATCGGACGTCATCGTGCTCTCGGAGTTGTACGAGAACCTGCTCAAGCAGGTCGCTGCGGACTCGGCCGGGTACGCGGGGGAGTTCTACACCCAGCGCCACATCATCCGCGCGATGGTTCAGGTCGTGAAGCCCGGAAAACAGGACCGGGTCTACGACCCTTGCTTCGGGACCGCTGGCTTTCTTGGCGAGGCCGCGGAGTACATCCGCAAGAACTCCGGCCGGCTGAGCGACAGCGACCTCAAGCGCCTTCAGAACGAGACCTTCTTCGGGATCGAGCTGAAGCCACTGACGTACCTGCTGGGCACTATGAACATGCTGCTTCACCGCATCGAGGGCGCCCGGTTGGAGATGGCAAACACTCTTGAGCTTCACAGCGCCAACGTGCCGGAGAAGAACAAGTACAGCGTCATCCTCTCGAATCCCCCGTACGGCGGCAAGATGTCTCGCGAGTTGCAGACCAACTTCACGATTCAATCTGGTTCTACGGAGATCCTCTTTCTGCAGCACATCATGGCCACCTTGGCTAAGGGTGGCCGAGCGGCAGTGATTGTCCCAGAGGGCGTGCTCTTCCGGGGCGGCCCCGACGCGAAGGTGCGAAAGAAGCTCATCGAAGAGTTTGACCTGCACACTGTCCTGTCCCTTCCCGCTGGCTGCTTCTTGCCGTACACGGGCGTCAAGACAAACGTTCTGTTCTTCGATCGACCCTCAGCGGGAGGCGGAACGAAGAGTGTGTGGTACTACGAGCTCACCAACGATGGCTTCGAACTGAGGCAAACCCGCCGCCCCATTCCTGGCGAGCAGCTTTCTGATTTCTTGGGAAAGATGTCCAGCCGTCCAGAGGCCAGCAACTCTTGGAGCGTCTCCTACGACTCGATTGCGAATGCGGCGTTCGACCTATCTGCACGCAATCCGAACACCCCTGCCGACGTCGAACACCAGCCGGCACTACAGCTCGTTCAATCCATTCGCTCGAAGGAAGAGCGCATCACGGAGCTTCTCACGGAGCTTGAGTCACTGCTGGAGGATCCAGAGTGA
- a CDS encoding DEAD/DEAH box helicase family protein, producing the protein MSRNESTTRKELIEPALASAGWAWTSDVQIGPGRVNITGDSMYDESQSIIADYVLRCRQLPLAVLEAKAELESAADGIQQGSRYARRLGIRFTIATNGREYLLTDTESGDLETLSAPPTPAQILHKLGIDIDWDRWAPALETPWHIDQVTRKNVRPYQEMAITKVICAFASGRRRALLLMATGTGKTFTVFQLVWKLAQSGVLPKGRVLFLTDRNSLKDQAYRAFASFAADERVVIDKDTVSAGRHRIGKVFFANYQNLDEELDGKKLFEHYEPDFFDLVIVDECHRSGFGDWFGVFEHFKSAYQLGLTATPRELDQQGVPLTDAEKRRDTYEYFGDPIYTYSLRQAIEDGYLVPYLLEERVTNLDAAGFTAPDGKTYDTANFERDIRMPDRTKFIAEDLWALLGQYALRDEKTIVFCVDDTHAAFMAQELRRVSGDPDYAARITRSERNSHMLERTFAEVGRAKPRVAVTVDLLTTGFDAPDVKNIVFARPIKSSILYKQMKGRGTRLCEDIDKRYFTIFDYVRAASLEDAEFDGHPANVQKSKAASKKKPSTTTPTEKPIGNGATLFLSASERYVCLADGRKIPFDDYIQQSKAIIRKIAPSSVADLLKLWVDRSTRRDIRAELVDQDIHLAAFRHFLDLEETDDVDILSKVGFDLPRVPARHDRVVRFWDQDSPWLIRNVGEDSVPEPERFKSKVWETSLDHYALFGIDDLEKGATYSAPQFVEQFGSFSSLLARYGGAAALKADLEAVKQHLYVPMIA; encoded by the coding sequence GACGGGTCAACATCACCGGCGATTCGATGTACGACGAGTCGCAGAGCATCATCGCTGACTATGTGCTTCGCTGCCGCCAGCTCCCGTTGGCCGTGCTCGAAGCAAAGGCAGAGCTGGAATCGGCTGCCGATGGAATCCAACAGGGATCGCGGTATGCCCGCCGCCTTGGGATTCGGTTCACAATCGCCACGAACGGCCGGGAATATCTGCTCACCGACACCGAATCCGGCGATCTCGAAACTCTGTCCGCACCGCCAACGCCGGCGCAGATTCTCCACAAGCTCGGAATCGATATCGACTGGGACCGCTGGGCACCGGCCCTGGAGACTCCGTGGCACATTGACCAGGTGACGCGGAAGAACGTTCGGCCTTACCAGGAGATGGCCATTACCAAGGTCATCTGCGCATTCGCGTCGGGTCGCCGTCGCGCTCTGTTGCTCATGGCGACCGGCACCGGCAAGACCTTCACGGTCTTTCAACTGGTCTGGAAGCTCGCGCAGAGTGGCGTTCTCCCTAAGGGACGGGTGCTGTTCCTGACTGATCGGAACTCCCTGAAAGATCAGGCGTACCGAGCGTTCGCCTCGTTTGCCGCGGACGAGCGGGTCGTGATCGACAAGGACACCGTCTCCGCGGGTCGTCACCGCATTGGCAAGGTGTTCTTCGCGAACTACCAGAACCTCGACGAGGAACTCGACGGCAAGAAGCTCTTCGAGCACTACGAGCCCGATTTCTTTGACCTCGTCATCGTCGACGAGTGCCACCGGTCAGGCTTTGGCGACTGGTTCGGCGTGTTTGAGCACTTCAAGTCAGCGTACCAGCTTGGTCTCACCGCCACGCCTCGCGAACTCGACCAGCAGGGCGTCCCCCTGACCGACGCGGAGAAGCGGCGCGACACGTACGAGTACTTCGGCGATCCGATCTATACGTATTCGCTTCGTCAGGCAATCGAAGACGGCTATCTCGTGCCGTACCTGCTCGAGGAGCGGGTGACAAACTTGGACGCCGCGGGCTTCACCGCGCCAGACGGCAAGACTTACGACACCGCGAACTTCGAGCGGGACATCCGCATGCCGGACCGCACGAAGTTCATCGCGGAGGATCTCTGGGCCTTGCTCGGGCAGTACGCTCTGCGCGATGAGAAGACGATCGTCTTCTGTGTGGACGACACACACGCGGCGTTCATGGCCCAGGAACTTCGGCGTGTATCGGGCGATCCCGATTACGCGGCCCGCATTACGCGCTCCGAGCGCAACTCGCACATGCTGGAGCGGACGTTTGCCGAGGTTGGTCGCGCCAAGCCGCGCGTGGCCGTCACCGTCGACCTGCTGACCACTGGGTTTGATGCGCCCGATGTCAAGAACATCGTGTTCGCCAGGCCGATCAAGAGCAGCATCCTGTACAAGCAGATGAAGGGCCGCGGCACACGCCTGTGCGAGGACATCGACAAGCGGTACTTCACGATCTTCGATTACGTCAGGGCCGCGTCGCTCGAAGATGCCGAGTTCGACGGCCATCCTGCAAACGTGCAGAAGAGCAAGGCGGCTTCCAAGAAGAAGCCTTCAACGACCACGCCCACCGAGAAGCCGATCGGCAATGGCGCGACCCTCTTCCTGTCCGCATCAGAGCGGTACGTCTGCTTGGCCGACGGGCGCAAGATCCCGTTTGACGACTACATCCAGCAGTCGAAGGCGATCATTCGCAAGATCGCTCCCAGTTCAGTGGCAGACCTGCTGAAGCTCTGGGTTGATCGCTCGACCCGGCGCGATATCCGGGCAGAACTCGTGGATCAAGACATCCACCTCGCCGCATTCCGTCACTTTCTCGACTTGGAGGAGACCGACGATGTCGACATCCTCTCCAAAGTCGGGTTCGACCTTCCCCGCGTGCCAGCACGTCACGACCGAGTCGTCCGCTTCTGGGACCAGGATTCCCCGTGGCTGATCCGCAATGTTGGCGAGGACTCCGTCCCGGAGCCCGAGCGCTTCAAGTCCAAAGTCTGGGAAACCAGTCTGGATCACTACGCACTCTTCGGAATCGATGATCTGGAAAAGGGCGCCACCTACAGCGCCCCGCAGTTCGTCGAGCAGTTCGGCAGTTTCAGCAGTCTCCTGGCTCGCTACGGCGGAGCCGCGGCCCTCAAGGCGGACCTTGAGGCTGTCAAGCAGCACCTGTATGTCCCCATGATCGCGTGA